A genome region from Triticum aestivum cultivar Chinese Spring chromosome 2B, IWGSC CS RefSeq v2.1, whole genome shotgun sequence includes the following:
- the LOC123044012 gene encoding trafficking protein particle complex subunit 3: protein MPPLTTPKSGDALFASVERVNAELFTLTYGAIVRQLLTDLEEVEEVNKQLDQMGYNIGTRLVDEFLAKSNVSNCADFKETADTIAKLGFKMFLGVTATVTNWDAEGTTCSFVLEDNPLVDFVELPDTCQGLQYCNVLSGVIRGALEMVSMKTEVTWVRDMLRGDDAYEMRVKLTKQVPEEYPYKDDD, encoded by the exons ATGCCGCCTCTCACGACCCCCAAGTCCGGCGACGCCCTCTTCGCCAGCGTCGAGCGCGTA AACGCGGAGCTCTTCACGCTCACGTACGGCGCCATCGTGCGGCAGCTGCTCACGGATCTCGAAGAGGTCGAGGAGGTCAACAAGCAGCTCGATCAGAT GGGTTACAATATTGGAACTCGGTTGGTTGATGAATTCTTAGCCAAGTCAAATGTATCAAACTGTGCTGACTTCAAGGAGACTGCTGATACTATAGCAAAG CTTGGGTTCAAAATGTTCCTGGGCGTGACTGCAACTGTAACCAATTGGGATGCTGAGGGTACAACTTGCAGCTTTGTATTGGAGGACAACCCACTTGTAGATTTTGTTGAGCTTCCTGATACTTGCCAAGGTCTtcagtattgcaatgtgttgagtGGAGTTATCAGGGGAGCACTGGAAATG GTTTCCATGAAGACGGAGGTTACATGGGTCCGTGATATGCTTCGCGGGGATGATGCCTACGAGATGCGGGTGAAGCTCACCAAGCAAGTCCCAGAGGAATACCCCTACAAGGATGATGACTAG